The nucleotide sequence TCAGTATGCCTGTTCGAACACCCAGTCCTGTCGCTACCTCATCTCCAAGTGCCAATGCATTAAGAGCTGAAGTGGAAATCGAACCTAGCAATATTCCGACGATGAGAAAGGGGATGAATGTTATAATAGATTCCCAGTTTCCAGCCCCAACGCTCCCCACTTGCCAAAATCTAAATTGATCCATGACATAGGAACGTGGAATCATAATCGCAATTACCAGGGAAGAAAGGGCAGCACTTGTAGCGGCCCCAGCCAAAACAAGTTTAAGAGGCGTAGCACCGCCACGCCCCATAGAACCAATTCCGAATACAAAAACAGCGGTAATCATTGCCCCAGCTAAAGCAAACCAAATATATTGATAGGATGTGCTAATGTTCAAGAAGGCAATGCCACTTACCACAAATAAGGCAGCACCTGTGTTTACTCCAAGGATACTCGGATCGGCAATGGGATTACGAGTGACCGCTTGCATAAGGGCACCAGAAACACCAAGTGCAGCACCACAAAATAAACCGAAAATAGTCCGAGGTATCCTCTTACGAACAACGCTTGCCCCATAGGAATCTACTTCTGGATGAAATAAACCGTCTATTAATACATGGTATCCCACCGGACGAGAACCAAAGACTAAAGAGGCGATCACACATAGTGTGAGCACCCCTATACATACCAGTATAATCGCTATTCTATTCCTGAGAACAAAATAGTTTAACCAATTATGTTTTGAATCTGAAAAATTATTCATCTATCTTTTCAATAGCTCCTCCAATTAATTCTAGGTACTCATCAATGGTATAAGCTATAGATAGTGGATTTGGGTTTCCGGATGCTGCTAAAGGAGTACCATTTCCTATAAATACAACAGAACCTCTTTCAATTGCCGGAATCTTGCCAAGCAGGGGATCTGATTTCACTGCTTCGTATAAGCTTTCATCCCCATATCCAATAATGATATCTGCATCGTTCAGGATATCCGCATTCTCAGCACTTAATTGTAAAGAATAGTTGTTCGGATCTTTGATTGCATTTTTCACACTTTCCGGATATTCCATGCCCAGCTCAATAAGAAACGAGCCACGTGGGTCTGCATGTGTGTATATGTGGAGCTGAGATAAATCTTCAGCTGAGAAGTTCGCCCATACTACTTTCTTCCCTTTGATTTCTGGATATTCACTTGCTTTTTCCTTAATCAATTCCTCGGTATCCTTAATGAGCTGCTCGCCCTCTTCTTTCATCCCCATACCTGTTGCATTTAAGATTACCTGTTCACGCCAAGTTGTTAACCAAGGGCTTGTCGGATAAGCCACAACTGGAGCGATTTGACTAAGAATGTCATAGTCTTCTTGTGTGATACCAGAGTAGGCAGCAAGAATCACGTCTGGGTTTGTATCTGAAATGGCTTCAAAATCAAGACCATCTGTATCTTGGAAAACATTCGGGTCCTCGACACCAAGTTCCTTTAACTTTTCAGCTGTCCAAGGCAACAATCCGCTGTCATCTTGTACGCCGTAGTTCGCCGCTGAAAATCCTACAGGTACAACTCCGAGAGCAAGAGCAACATCATGATTCGCCCATTGAATAGTAGCTACTCGTTCAGGCTTGCTCTCAATAACCGTTTTACCAAAAGCATGCTCGATTTCTATCGGGTACTTAGTGGAATCTTCACTGGAAGAAGCAGTTTCTGTATTTTCTGTACTTGTAGAATCACTCTCAGCCGAAGCTGAATCAGATTCCTTGGCTTGGCACCCAAATAGTAGTGTGATGCTCACAGCCAAAATAAATAATGTTGTTAATGAAATGTTGCGTTTTGCCTTCATTTGCATATCCACCCTTATCCTTTAATATATTAAAAAATTGCAAATTAACTTTACGGATTGAATCACATACATGATCATTATGTAAATTAAATAAAAATAAACTATGGCCTTCCTCTCCGACGGGGGGAGAAATTTTTGCAACCCTTTTAATTGATAATGATTATCATTCACAATGATATATGCTCTTTTACAAGTTGTCAATGAATAATTCATGATGTAGTGGAATTGCAGCCGTGCTATTAAAATATTAATACTCCGGTTATTCCTTGAACAAAAGGTCTCTTTTTATTTGCTTTGGAAATTATACAATTGACTTAGCGTGGCTTTAGAACCATTCCCATAAAACAAAGGATGTCTCCCAAGCAGAGACATCCTTAAACCATTATTCTGTTAGACGATTGCTTTTAAACTAGTGATGGTGACTATTATTACCATTACTATCTTCTTGGTTTTTGGTTTCTTCATTTAAGGAATTTAACTCCTCTTTTGAAACAGTTCCTACAATGAATCGTTTCTTTGGCATGACATGAAGACCTTTCGCCGTTACATGGGTCTGAATATAATATATACCATCTTGTTGAAAAGTCTTTTTAATACTGTAAATACCATTCTTTTCATTATTGGCTTTAATCATTTCACTAGCTTCCTTGTTATTTTCGCTCCAAATTTCAAATTGAACATCATCTGCTTCCTCTATATTTCCCTGACCTTGTGTTACTATAACCTTCAATATACTTTCTGTATTTAGATAGATTTCCTCTGGCAATTGTATCTCAGCTTCCACGACTTCGGGTATAGGATTCCCATTGTTGGAAGAATTAGAGTTAGCTGTACAGGCTGAAAGGAGTAATAAAATAATAGCCATTGCAATGCTTAGAAACAAATTGTTCACTTTTTTCCTCCCCCTCCTTCAATACAACCAAGTTTTTACTGGTTTTACTTTCTTTAACACAAAACGGTCTAGTAAAAATATTGCTATTATTGAAATCCCTACTAAAGGCATAATAACCCCCATAGCTATCATGAAAAAGAATACCGCTCTTGTAATTTTCTCATCGATTGACCTGGGAGGAGCCCCTAACTTGTTATCAGGCTTTCTTTTTCTCCACATTATAAAGGCGCTGACGATAAAGCCAATTAATCCTATACAAACAATAAGTCCAATAATCTGATTTGCTAAACCGAATAGTCGACCCTCATGCAATGCTATACCCACAGATATCCCTTTTGCCATGATTCCATAATCATCAAATCGAACATCACTCAAAATAGAACCCGTGTATTGATCTACATGTAATGTAGCACTATCTTTAGGACTTGTATCGTCCGTTGAGATAGTGAAAACACCTTTCTCCCCTTGTGGCATGTAAATGGCATAAGGTTGCGATATATCTTCATTACTAGCAATATAGGATATATCATCTACGGCTAATGGGACATACCCATTGACAGCAGATGATGGAACAGCTAGGTTCTCTGTTGCCCATGGTACATTTTCAGCAATATCCTTTGTTTTCACTATAGACTCTGGCTTCTCAGCAAATATAGTAGCGAAAGGAGGATAGCCTGTATTCGTTGAAGAGGCAAGATTTTTGATTTGTTCGCCGACTACGCCTGACCATGTAAGTCCAGTTGTAATTAGGATCAAAATAAAGGTGGATAACCAAAATGCAGGGACAGCGTGCATATCCCGCCAAAAGGTTCTTCCCTTCTTATTCAATCTTGGTAAGACAGTTCCCCATATAGAACTTTTATTTCGTGGCCACCACATATACAGACCCGTTATTAATAAAATAAAAGCCCAACATGCTGTCAATTCGACCCATCGATTAGCTATGGTTCCACCAACAAGCAATTCGCTATGGATTTTTTTAAATATTTCTGTGAATCTTTCTTCATTATTTATTCGACCTGTGAGTTCCCCGTTATAAGGGTTTACAAAAACAGAATATATTTGACCGTTTTCTGATACGCCAATCTCAGTTGTTCGGGAGGGCTCGTCATAAAATTTTATGGATGTAACGGTTCCGTTAGGGTATGCTTCTTTTACTTTAGATATCTGGGAAGAAGGAGACAAAGTTGTTGATCCTTCCTCTTGAACATAGTACTGGTCTTGATAGAGTATAGACTCAATTTGTGGTTTGAATAAGTAAACAGATCCACTGAAAGCAAGGATAATCAGGAAGGGGGCAAAGATTATACCTGCATAGAAGTGCCACCTCCACACAGTTTGATAGAGGGAGGCTCTGTTTTGTTTAAAAGTCTTTTGTTTATCAGCTTGCATGGGTTGTTCTAATTTTGTAGATTTCACTTGATAAGCTCCTTTACTTATTAGAATGGCAACAGGGCTCACCACTCATTTTTTCTTTAATAGCTGTAATCGCTCCTTCAAAATGATAGATATCCCCTCCGAACCCTAACTGAAATTGTTTAGCATTCTTTATTGAATCAAGGACAATAACTTGTGGTTGACAGCAATTAAGATTAATATCCGGATTCAGAAGAAACGTTGCCATTTTTGCACTAATCGTTGTATCTTTAAGGAAATCCTGACAAATGATTTGGGAGACTTTATTTTCAATGTCCTTATATCTAAGTAGACCACAATGAGGACAACATGTTTGTTCCACTTGCTGGTTTAGCTTAATGATCTTAACGGATTGCCGAGAAGTCGCAGGCTTATGGCAATAGGTGCAATGATCAGGAGATAGAAGGTTTTCACGAGCAAGAGTAACTCCATTTGCAGTTTTGAACACCTTCTTTTGCTCAATCAGTGGTTTTATGTCGCGGTAGATTGTCATTTCGGAGACACCCAATCTCTTGCTAATATTTGATACCCGCAATGTTCCCTCATTTTCTAACCATGTTACTATTTGTTTTTGTCTCTCAATTGGTAACATCTATATCTCGCCTCGCTTTTATAAGATAACGATTCATAAATTTACTTGGATCACTTACTTTAAGGTATTTTATTTTTTTGACATGTACAAGAGTATTTGTGATAAAAAATGTGGAAAAATGTTAAAGCGTAACAATTTAGACTTGAATCTGTAACTAAGTTTACATAATTTAAGATATGAGAATCTTAGTCCCCATACTGTTTTTACGTATTGGATAGAAAAGTCTATTTTGTGCTACTTATAGGATCACCCGTCCGTTGACATATCATTGAATACTCCATTTGTAACTGGAAACGATATAAATGAGTAATTTCAGACTTTATAACGATGGAGGAATTCACATGTCTAAAGAAGAAAATCCAGACAAGAAGTTCAAGCATGGTGGAAATGACAGCACCAAAAGACCAGACGAGCAAAGAAGAGGAAAAGGGAAGTCAAATTCCAGAGGAAAGTTGCGATAGCAGCCCAAAAGACAAGGTCACAGCACCTTGTCTTTTGTTATATATTAGGAAAGTATTAAAAGTTTCACAAGGAGAAATTCAACGTAGTAATAGTTTCAAGGTTTCAAGTATAAGCGCACAAAGGAATGCGCTGTGGGTAGAACTAGGGCTTAGCCGCTTCTTATAGGCGTGGAGCAAAACCGAGTTTTCTTTATATATAAAAATAAACTCTTTTATTGTGCCAAGTAATTCAAATGGAAGATTATGTTATGATGAAAGTATAACCGGTGAAGAGAGTTTTATTTTTACGGGGTTTTATGTGATCGGGCTCGGTGTGGCCTTCATATACTACCATGTCTTTTTCTTTCTCAATGGGATAGGCAAAAGTCGGAAGGAGAGAAACGATGAAAAAAAGTGAGATCCTCTTAACTGTAATTGGTTCACTATTAACGTTACTTGGAATCATTTTTATTTTCTCAAGTGTCCATTTTGGTACCACACTAGCAGAAGTCTGGTTATCAGAACTGGGTGGAGCGGACACTATGGAATATCAAATCAGAATGAAGAGTTATACAAATAATTTCTTAGTATCAGGCGGTATCCTTTTTGGTATTGGACTTTGTACGATTGTGTTTTCCATTGCAAGATGGGCTATTTCCAATGACAAGTACATAACGAAACAAGAAGAATCCTAATTGGCTAAACGATTAGGGTTTTTTTGCGAAAAAATCCCTATCCATATATGTAATCAATAATAGATTTAAAGAGATACATAAAAACTTTTTTATCATGAATTGTTACCAATTACACAGTTGACCGTTTAATAAGTGAGGGGGGAGCAGATGAAAGACATAGATGGAATATACCATGCTTATTTTCAAGATGTATATCGATTTCTGCTCTCTCTTTGTCGGGACCATCATACAGCAGAAGACTTGGTCCAAGAAACGTTTTTTCGAGCGTATCTTTATATTGAACACTACGCAGGGGGAAAGGCGAAAACATGGCTTTTTACCGTGGCGTACAGGGCGTTTATCGATCATTATCGAAAGCAGAAAAGAACAGTGATCAAAGATCGAAGTTTTTTTCATAAGCTTTTTGATAAGCGAAAATCAGTCGAGGATTCCGTCGTAATCGGAGAAGAGATACAAGAGGTCATTCATTTGTTAGAGGACCTTCCAATAAAACACAAGCATGCGGTACTTCTTCACGATTTTCATGGATTGTCGCAAAAAGAAGCGGCATTTGTTATGGACGTGCAGATAAGTCATTTTAAAGTTTTGTTATTTAGAGGGAGACAGGCCATAAGACATAGAAAGGCGGTAGAAGATTATGAGTGAGGAATTTAAGCGGAAGCTAGAAGCTTATGAAAAAGGTCAGTTGACTCAGCAAGAGATAGAAGAATTTGAAAAAGAGCTAGATCGGTATGAGCAATACCAGGAATCTTTAATGGAAGAAAAGCAAGGGGATACTAATGAAGGGTTAGATGAGAGGAAGCAGAAGCGTGTCTTAAGACGAGGGAAGTGGAAAGCAAGAATTCAAACAGCTCTTACTGCACTATTAATGGTTATCGTTTTCTATATCGTATCATCGGTTCTTACTTCCATTTATTATGCATGGGGAACTCCAGACCGCACAGATGTGTATCGAAATGTCATTGATCATACGCTGACTGTAACAAATCCGTATGGATATATGGGTGGAACCAGTGTCGATGTCCAGCCATTTTTCAGAATGGAAGCAACAAGAGAATTAAACAAAAGCGTCGGTCATGATACGTTTCAAATAGGAGAAATGAAGGTGGATTTCCTTTTTTCCATGATGGGGGTTGTGGAAGAAGAATCGTACGGGAAGCAGTCCCAGAATATCCCGACCTTTTTATATCCCGGCTCTAATATAGGTGTGGATTCACAATGGGATCGATTAGAGCGACTACCAGAGGGGACGGTTGTCTCAGCGTATCTCTCTTTTAATAAGCTTATTGGAACAAGAGAAGTATTTGACCAATTTGAAGATAATGACATGGATGTTCTCTGGTTAGCTGTTGATACTGGAGTAGAATCACCGTCTGAAAGTGATGGAGTGATTAGCTTTCCTTTAGGGTTTCCGAGCTTTCCTATATGGCATGACGATGACATGATTCTCCATTCAAGAGAAGAAAAGAAAGGACATTTTGGAGGAGTTGTGAGTGAATCTTATTCGTCACCAGAGTCTTCCACAGATGATGTGGAGGTCTACCATAAGCAATTTTTAAAAACCTTATCTTTTTTAGAAGACCATGAGAAGATAGTATCCAAGCTCTTGTTTGGAGAATTAGATTTATCCGATCGAATTGCTTATTTAGAAGAAAACGAAGTGAAGCATTATGGTGTGGTAATTACAGGGCCAACGAAGGAAGTGCTTAAATTACAAGAGGAGCCTTGGATCGGAAATATAGAGGTGGATGAAGTTGGTTTTTGGAATTGGATAAGTTAGAGGTAAACGAAAGAGCTGTTTTCAGCTCTTTTTAAATGTTAAGAAAATTAAATAGAGTTAGTCTTTTTATAATTCTATTGACCCACTAGCTAATATACTTTAGTCTACTAATTATAGTAAAAAAGTATTATGGTTTTATCCATCAACGGTACTTAATAACTACATAAATAGAAGATAAAGGCAAAATATTCGAAAGGGTATGACGCAAAGCTTAGGGTCTAAGGTAATTTTTACTACGATCGCCTGGTTACCAAAACAATGTTTCTTTGGCTATTCTTATTTTAAGAATAGCTTTTTTATTTATGTAGACTGTTAGATTGATATTTTTTTACTAAATCATGTACAGGAGAGAAAAAAATGATAAAAAAGTTAAGGTTTAAAAATCTTACAATTGGTTGGAAGTATGGACTTATTCTAATTCTTATATTTTTATTATTCGGGATTGCGACTACAGTTGTAACTAACCAGGTAAATAATATCGGAGACAATGTCGATGCATTAGAAAGAAGAGGAGATAGAGCCATTAAAATTACGGAAATGGGCTCCTTAACTCGATCCAAAAGTATTCGGGTAAACAGTTACGTTATGGAACAAAATCAATCGTATGTGGATGAATATAAAGCTCGGCAAGAAGAATTTAATACCTTAGAAGCGGATGTTAGAAGTAAGATGGATTCAGAACGTGAGCTAGAATTGTTTAATCAAATCGTGGCATTAGACAAAGAACTAAATGACTTATTTTTAGAGGAAATCATTCCTGCTGCAGAAGCTGGTGAGAATACAGATAGTTTAAATGATAGAGCTGGGGAACTTAGATCAGAGACAGTCGATCTTTTACAGGAACTTCGTAATATCGTTAACGAACAACGTTCGCAGGCTATTGATACTACTAAGGAAAGTCAAGAATTAGCATTAATTATTCTTATCATTTCCATGGCTGCCTCCATCATAATTGGAGGAATACTAGTAATACTTGTTAGTCGTGTTATATCACGTAACCTAAACAGGGTTGTAGAAGTTAGTAATCAGATAGCGGATGGCAATCTTTCTGTAGAGAATGTAAATTACGATGGAAAAGATGAAATTGGAAGTTTGACTAGCGCAATTAATAAGATGAGCGATAATTTAAGAACCATTATTCGATCTGTTTCTGATGTTTCGGAGACAGTCAGCAGTCAAAGTGAAGAATTAACACAGTCTGCTGGTGAAGTGAAAGCTGGTACTCAGCAGATTGCCGCAACCATGCAGGAATTGGCTACTGGTGCAGAGACACAAGCGAATAATGCAAGTGACCTTACCTTAACGATGAAATCCTTTGTAGCAAAAGTTTCGGATGCAAACCGTAACGGTGGAGAAATCTTTGAATCTTCTAATATGATACTTGGCATGACGGAAGATGGCAGCAAGCTTATGATGAATTCCATTCAACAAATGGCTAAAATAGACCAAATTGTTAAAGGTTCTGTAGAAAAGGTGAAGGGACTAGATTCCCAATCTCAAGAAATTTCAAAATTAGTATCTGTAATCAAAGATGTTGCTGAACAAACTAATTTACTAGCTTTAAATGCTGCTATTGAAGCGGCTAGAGCAGGAGAACACGGAAAAGGGTTTGCGGTAGTCGCTGATGAGGTTCGAAAACTTGCCGAACAGGTAGCGGATTCGGTGAAAGATATAACCGAAATCGTTGGAAGTATTCAAAATGAGTCCTCTACTGTTGTGGTGGCGCTTGAGGATGGATATAAAGAAGTAGAAGAAGGAACGAATCAAATTAAAACAACAGGAGATACGTTCAATAGTATAAATTCGTCTGTTGAAGGAATGGTCTCAAGTATTAAATCCGTCACAACTAGCCTATCTGAAATCTCTACTAGTAGTCAGGAGATGAATACATCCATTGAGGAAGTAGCATCTATTTCTGAAGAGTCAGCTGCAGGGGTTGAACAAACATCAGCTTCGGCTCAACAAGCTAGTAGCTCTATGGAAGAAATTTCAGCTAGTTCTGATGAATTATCAAAACTGGCAGATAAGCTAAACGGGCTAGTACGTCAATTTACTTTATAGAAAATTCGCTAAGATAGTTAGTTGCAATGGCTCTAACTGTCTTAGCTTTACATAAAAAAG is from Radiobacillus kanasensis and encodes:
- a CDS encoding iron-siderophore ABC transporter substrate-binding protein is translated as MKAKRNISLTTLFILAVSITLLFGCQAKESDSASAESDSTSTENTETASSSEDSTKYPIEIEHAFGKTVIESKPERVATIQWANHDVALALGVVPVGFSAANYGVQDDSGLLPWTAEKLKELGVEDPNVFQDTDGLDFEAISDTNPDVILAAYSGITQEDYDILSQIAPVVAYPTSPWLTTWREQVILNATGMGMKEEGEQLIKDTEELIKEKASEYPEIKGKKVVWANFSAEDLSQLHIYTHADPRGSFLIELGMEYPESVKNAIKDPNNYSLQLSAENADILNDADIIIGYGDESLYEAVKSDPLLGKIPAIERGSVVFIGNGTPLAASGNPNPLSIAYTIDEYLELIGGAIEKIDE
- a CDS encoding FixH family protein — its product is MNNLFLSIAMAIILLLLSACTANSNSSNNGNPIPEVVEAEIQLPEEIYLNTESILKVIVTQGQGNIEEADDVQFEIWSENNKEASEMIKANNEKNGIYSIKKTFQQDGIYYIQTHVTAKGLHVMPKKRFIVGTVSKEELNSLNEETKNQEDSNGNNSHHH
- a CDS encoding methyl-accepting chemotaxis protein encodes the protein MIKKLRFKNLTIGWKYGLILILIFLLFGIATTVVTNQVNNIGDNVDALERRGDRAIKITEMGSLTRSKSIRVNSYVMEQNQSYVDEYKARQEEFNTLEADVRSKMDSERELELFNQIVALDKELNDLFLEEIIPAAEAGENTDSLNDRAGELRSETVDLLQELRNIVNEQRSQAIDTTKESQELALIILIISMAASIIIGGILVILVSRVISRNLNRVVEVSNQIADGNLSVENVNYDGKDEIGSLTSAINKMSDNLRTIIRSVSDVSETVSSQSEELTQSAGEVKAGTQQIAATMQELATGAETQANNASDLTLTMKSFVAKVSDANRNGGEIFESSNMILGMTEDGSKLMMNSIQQMAKIDQIVKGSVEKVKGLDSQSQEISKLVSVIKDVAEQTNLLALNAAIEAARAGEHGKGFAVVADEVRKLAEQVADSVKDITEIVGSIQNESSTVVVALEDGYKEVEEGTNQIKTTGDTFNSINSSVEGMVSSIKSVTTSLSEISTSSQEMNTSIEEVASISEESAAGVEQTSASAQQASSSMEEISASSDELSKLADKLNGLVRQFTL
- a CDS encoding anti-sigma factor → MSEEFKRKLEAYEKGQLTQQEIEEFEKELDRYEQYQESLMEEKQGDTNEGLDERKQKRVLRRGKWKARIQTALTALLMVIVFYIVSSVLTSIYYAWGTPDRTDVYRNVIDHTLTVTNPYGYMGGTSVDVQPFFRMEATRELNKSVGHDTFQIGEMKVDFLFSMMGVVEEESYGKQSQNIPTFLYPGSNIGVDSQWDRLERLPEGTVVSAYLSFNKLIGTREVFDQFEDNDMDVLWLAVDTGVESPSESDGVISFPLGFPSFPIWHDDDMILHSREEKKGHFGGVVSESYSSPESSTDDVEVYHKQFLKTLSFLEDHEKIVSKLLFGELDLSDRIAYLEENEVKHYGVVITGPTKEVLKLQEEPWIGNIEVDEVGFWNWIS
- a CDS encoding FecCD family ABC transporter permease; the protein is MNNFSDSKHNWLNYFVLRNRIAIILVCIGVLTLCVIASLVFGSRPVGYHVLIDGLFHPEVDSYGASVVRKRIPRTIFGLFCGAALGVSGALMQAVTRNPIADPSILGVNTGAALFVVSGIAFLNISTSYQYIWFALAGAMITAVFVFGIGSMGRGGATPLKLVLAGAATSAALSSLVIAIMIPRSYVMDQFRFWQVGSVGAGNWESIITFIPFLIVGILLGSISTSALNALALGDEVATGLGVRTGILRFTAAFAGVLLCGATTALAGPIGFVGLLSTHIIRLIFGPDMRLIIPMSALSGAIILTISDIAGRIIGRPGELEVGVVTAFIGAPILIILARKAKVSSL
- a CDS encoding DeoR family transcriptional regulator, whose product is MLPIERQKQIVTWLENEGTLRVSNISKRLGVSEMTIYRDIKPLIEQKKVFKTANGVTLARENLLSPDHCTYCHKPATSRQSVKIIKLNQQVEQTCCPHCGLLRYKDIENKVSQIICQDFLKDTTISAKMATFLLNPDINLNCCQPQVIVLDSIKNAKQFQLGFGGDIYHFEGAITAIKEKMSGEPCCHSNK
- a CDS encoding PepSY-associated TM helix domain-containing protein, whose product is MKSTKLEQPMQADKQKTFKQNRASLYQTVWRWHFYAGIIFAPFLIILAFSGSVYLFKPQIESILYQDQYYVQEEGSTTLSPSSQISKVKEAYPNGTVTSIKFYDEPSRTTEIGVSENGQIYSVFVNPYNGELTGRINNEERFTEIFKKIHSELLVGGTIANRWVELTACWAFILLITGLYMWWPRNKSSIWGTVLPRLNKKGRTFWRDMHAVPAFWLSTFILILITTGLTWSGVVGEQIKNLASSTNTGYPPFATIFAEKPESIVKTKDIAENVPWATENLAVPSSAVNGYVPLAVDDISYIASNEDISQPYAIYMPQGEKGVFTISTDDTSPKDSATLHVDQYTGSILSDVRFDDYGIMAKGISVGIALHEGRLFGLANQIIGLIVCIGLIGFIVSAFIMWRKRKPDNKLGAPPRSIDEKITRAVFFFMIAMGVIMPLVGISIIAIFLLDRFVLKKVKPVKTWLY
- a CDS encoding sigma-70 family RNA polymerase sigma factor, with the translated sequence MKDIDGIYHAYFQDVYRFLLSLCRDHHTAEDLVQETFFRAYLYIEHYAGGKAKTWLFTVAYRAFIDHYRKQKRTVIKDRSFFHKLFDKRKSVEDSVVIGEEIQEVIHLLEDLPIKHKHAVLLHDFHGLSQKEAAFVMDVQISHFKVLLFRGRQAIRHRKAVEDYE